A genome region from Tolypothrix sp. PCC 7712 includes the following:
- a CDS encoding AAA-like domain-containing protein has translation MSTNNQARKILLLSANPKGTSQLRLGEEMREIREGLKRAKKRDDYSIDTAEAVRYRDIHRAILEYEPHIIHFSGHGSGEEGLLFEDETGQIKLVDAEALAGLFQLFANQIECVVLNACYSKYQAEEIARHINYVVGMSQAIGDKAAVEFAVGFYDALGAGQDYEFAYKLGCSVIRVAGIPQNLIPQLITKKSLLSQLASQELPTNSDSEPTTNIYIERPPIEEKCHKAILQPGALIRIKAPQKMGKTLLLEKLLDYARQQGYQTAKLDLKLADSSAIADLKTFLQWLCINVSDSLELEAQLDEYWQDNMGLNTSCTRYFQKYLLSVIDSPVVLAIDNFERLFKCENIFSEFCLLLRSWYETAKQGDRMGKIWKKLRLVVVNSTETYPTLDTNRSPFNVGLAIELPEFHQQQVEEMLKQYELDGQLGEQGLNQLMGLLGGHPYLLQETLGNLKSQEITLEEIVALAPTEQGIFSYHLREQLESLQDAPLLEAAYKRVVSANEPVQLNPEITFKLHSLGLVKIVRNDCVSNCDLYRQYFSVRLR, from the coding sequence ATGAGTACTAATAATCAAGCTCGAAAGATCCTGCTGTTATCAGCCAATCCTAAAGGCACCAGTCAGCTTCGTCTGGGTGAGGAGATGCGCGAAATTAGAGAGGGATTAAAACGAGCAAAGAAGCGTGATGATTATTCAATAGATACAGCAGAAGCAGTACGCTACAGAGACATACACAGAGCTATTCTGGAATATGAACCACACATAATTCACTTTTCTGGGCATGGTTCTGGAGAAGAAGGTTTGTTATTTGAGGATGAAACGGGTCAAATCAAGTTAGTTGATGCAGAAGCTTTAGCTGGATTATTTCAATTATTCGCTAATCAAATAGAGTGTGTTGTTCTTAATGCTTGCTATTCAAAGTATCAGGCAGAAGAAATAGCCCGACACATTAATTATGTGGTGGGTATGAGTCAAGCAATTGGTGATAAAGCAGCAGTTGAATTTGCTGTGGGTTTTTATGATGCACTGGGAGCAGGTCAAGATTATGAGTTTGCCTATAAACTAGGTTGTAGTGTGATTCGAGTGGCAGGGATACCGCAGAATTTGATACCCCAACTTATTACCAAAAAAAGTTTACTCTCTCAGCTTGCTTCACAGGAATTACCTACAAACTCTGACTCAGAACCAACAACAAATATATATATTGAACGCCCACCGATTGAAGAAAAATGCCATAAAGCTATTTTGCAACCTGGAGCGCTGATTCGGATTAAAGCTCCGCAAAAGATGGGTAAAACCTTGCTATTAGAGAAATTGCTCGACTATGCTAGGCAGCAAGGTTATCAAACAGCGAAATTAGATTTGAAACTAGCTGATAGTTCTGCGATTGCTGACTTGAAGACCTTCTTACAGTGGTTGTGCATCAATGTTTCTGACAGCCTGGAACTGGAGGCTCAGTTGGATGAATACTGGCAAGATAATATGGGGCTGAATACAAGCTGTACTCGTTACTTTCAAAAGTATTTACTATCAGTAATTGATAGTCCTGTTGTTCTTGCCATAGATAATTTTGAGCGGTTGTTTAAATGTGAAAATATTTTCTCCGAATTTTGCTTACTGCTGCGGAGTTGGTATGAAACTGCCAAACAAGGGGACAGGATGGGTAAAATTTGGAAAAAACTGAGGTTAGTGGTAGTTAATTCTACAGAAACTTATCCTACCTTAGATACTAATCGCTCACCTTTTAATGTGGGATTAGCCATTGAGTTACCTGAGTTTCACCAGCAGCAGGTAGAAGAAATGCTAAAGCAATATGAATTAGATGGACAATTAGGAGAACAAGGCTTAAATCAGCTAATGGGATTGCTGGGAGGACATCCTTATTTGCTGCAAGAGACTTTGGGTAATCTTAAAAGTCAAGAAATTACTTTAGAAGAAATTGTCGCACTTGCTCCAACGGAACAAGGAATTTTTAGCTACCACTTGAGAGAACAACTCGAATCTTTACAAGATGCTCCTCTGCTAGAAGCAGCTTATAAAAGAGTAGTAAGTGCAAATGAACCTGTCCAACTTAATCCTGAAATTACGTTCAAGCTGCATAGTTTAGGGTTGGTAAAAATTGTTCGTAATGATTGTGTTTCTAACTGCGATTTATACCGTCAGTATTTTTCAGTGCGATTGAGGTAA
- a CDS encoding MerR family transcriptional regulator: MQETFFTSKQAAEITGCTLRQLQYWREKGVVVPVIGETGTGRSIYYSKPNLMELAAMLYFLSMGLSFDIASTTLKTLKYKEPELFESGKGSRWMLLWQGHKRSLNLIVYDREQAIASLDEGKPVIPVWLDVIYQQLINKLAG; the protein is encoded by the coding sequence ATGCAAGAAACGTTTTTTACGAGTAAACAAGCGGCTGAAATCACAGGCTGCACCCTGCGCCAACTCCAGTACTGGCGTGAAAAGGGTGTGGTTGTTCCTGTTATTGGTGAGACGGGAACAGGACGTAGTATTTATTACTCAAAGCCAAATTTGATGGAACTGGCAGCAATGTTATATTTTTTGTCGATGGGACTAAGTTTTGATATTGCCAGTACTACGCTGAAAACTCTCAAATACAAGGAACCGGAGTTATTTGAATCTGGTAAAGGTAGTCGATGGATGCTACTTTGGCAGGGGCATAAGCGATCGCTAAATCTTATAGTGTATGACCGAGAACAAGCGATCGCATCTTTAGATGAAGGTAAACCTGTGATTCCGGTGTGGCTAGACGTGATTTATCAGCAGTTGATAAATAAGTTGGCAGGTTAA
- the cas12k gene encoding type V CRISPR-associated protein Cas12k (Type V-K CRISPR systems have also been known as with the large Cas12k protein, has also been known as type V-U5, and Cas12k as C2c5.) gives MSQITIQCRLVASESTRQQLWKLMAEKNTSLINELLVQVAQNPEFETWRQKGKHPSSIVKELCQPLKTDPRFIGQPARFYTSAIATVNYIYKSWFALIKRSHFQLEGKIRWWEMLKSDTELVELSGMTIESLRSKAAEILAQFTLKSDTVEAKPATENKRKKTKKSKASDSDRSMSKTLFEAYHDTKDILTSCAISYLLKNGCKINDKEEDTQKFAKRRRKLEIQIERLREQLEARIPKGRDLTDAKWLETLLLATRNVPKSELEAKSWQDDLLKKSSKLPFPVGYESNEDMTWFWQFSLYNIAINLRFFWLWIYIDYLIAIVFLRDVLQIEKQWLHNLEINNTSLLIKLWNLALELNCLASILFLHESLHKYKRRLCVQFNGLSKHTFKVYCDFRDLHWFQRFFEDQRIKKNSKNQHSSSLFTLRSGCICWQEHEGKGKEWIVNRLILYCCVDTRLWTAEGTNQVREEKAEEIAKAITRTIARGELNEKQLAFIRRKNSTLARINNPFPRPSQLLYKGQSHILVGVSLGLEKLATVAVVDGSTGKVLTYRSIKQLLGDNYKLLNRQRQQKHTLSHQRQIAQILAAPNQLGESELGQYVDRLLAKEIVAIAQTYKAGSIVLPKLGDMREQVQSEIQAKAEQKSDLIEVQQKYAKEYRVSVHQWSYGRLIANIQTQAAKVGIVIEEAKQPVRVSPQEKAKELAIAAYNYRQKT, from the coding sequence ATGAGCCAGATTACTATTCAGTGTCGTTTAGTAGCAAGTGAATCTACCCGCCAACAGCTATGGAAGCTGATGGCAGAGAAAAACACGTCACTGATTAACGAACTATTGGTTCAAGTAGCTCAAAATCCTGAGTTTGAAACTTGGCGACAAAAAGGCAAACATCCGAGTAGTATTGTCAAAGAATTGTGCCAACCCTTGAAAACGGACCCTCGTTTCATCGGTCAGCCAGCACGGTTTTACACAAGTGCGATCGCCACAGTGAATTACATCTACAAATCTTGGTTTGCATTAATTAAGCGATCGCACTTCCAACTAGAAGGCAAAATTCGCTGGTGGGAAATGCTTAAAAGCGATACTGAATTAGTAGAACTCAGTGGTATGACTATAGAAAGCCTTCGTAGTAAAGCTGCTGAAATTCTAGCTCAATTCACTCTCAAATCCGATACAGTTGAAGCAAAACCAGCGACAGAAAACAAACGTAAAAAGACTAAAAAGTCAAAAGCCTCAGATAGCGATCGCAGTATGTCTAAAACTTTGTTTGAGGCTTACCACGACACAAAAGACATTTTGACTAGTTGTGCAATTAGCTATTTGCTCAAAAATGGTTGCAAAATCAATGATAAAGAGGAAGACACTCAAAAGTTTGCTAAACGCCGCCGTAAACTTGAGATTCAGATTGAACGTCTGAGAGAACAACTAGAAGCAAGAATACCCAAAGGTCGAGATTTAACTGATGCCAAGTGGCTAGAAACTCTTTTGCTTGCCACTCGTAATGTTCCTAAAAGTGAATTAGAGGCGAAATCTTGGCAAGACGACCTTTTAAAAAAATCTAGCAAATTACCTTTCCCTGTAGGTTATGAAAGTAACGAAGACATGACTTGGTTTTGGCAATTTAGCCTTTATAATATAGCGATTAATTTACGTTTTTTCTGGTTGTGGATTTATATAGATTATTTAATTGCTATTGTATTTTTACGTGATGTTCTTCAAATTGAAAAACAATGGTTGCATAATTTAGAAATTAATAACACTAGTTTACTAATCAAGCTTTGGAATCTAGCGCTTGAGCTAAATTGTTTAGCTAGTATTTTGTTTTTGCACGAATCTCTTCATAAATATAAAAGACGGCTCTGTGTGCAATTCAATGGATTAAGCAAACATACCTTTAAAGTTTACTGCGATTTTCGTGATTTGCATTGGTTTCAACGCTTTTTTGAAGATCAAAGAATCAAAAAAAATAGTAAAAATCAACACTCCAGTAGCCTTTTTACACTCCGTAGTGGTTGTATTTGTTGGCAAGAACATGAAGGTAAAGGCAAAGAGTGGATCGTTAACCGTTTAATCCTTTATTGTTGTGTAGATACTCGTTTGTGGACGGCTGAAGGCACAAACCAAGTTAGAGAAGAAAAAGCAGAAGAAATTGCTAAAGCTATCACTAGAACTATAGCCAGAGGTGAACTCAATGAAAAACAACTAGCTTTTATCAGAAGAAAAAACTCCACATTAGCTAGAATTAATAACCCCTTCCCTCGTCCCAGTCAGCTTTTATATAAAGGACAATCTCATATTCTTGTCGGTGTCAGCCTTGGTCTAGAAAAACTTGCAACAGTAGCAGTGGTTGATGGCTCTACAGGTAAAGTGCTTACTTACCGCAGTATTAAACAACTACTAGGTGATAATTACAAACTACTAAATCGACAGCGACAACAAAAACATACCTTATCCCACCAACGCCAGATAGCTCAAATACTGGCTGCACCAAATCAACTTGGAGAATCAGAGTTAGGACAGTATGTTGACAGATTACTGGCTAAAGAGATTGTAGCGATCGCTCAAACATATAAAGCTGGCAGTATTGTCCTCCCTAAGTTGGGCGATATGCGAGAACAAGTTCAAAGTGAGATTCAAGCCAAAGCCGAACAGAAATCAGACTTAATAGAAGTCCAACAAAAATATGCCAAAGAGTACCGAGTTAGCGTCCATCAATGGAGCTACGGGAGATTGATTGCTAATATTCAGACTCAGGCAGCTAAAGTTGGAATTGTAATTGAGGAGGCAAAACAACCAGTAAGAGTAAGTCCACAGGAGAAAGCGAAAGAATTAGCGATCGCTGCTTACAATTATCGCCAAAAAACCTGA
- a CDS encoding cysteine desulfurase family protein, translating to MTTQEKIIYLDYHSTTPVDPRVAQKVMYYMTTAFGNANSVDHGYGDEAGKAVKQARQQIAELINASPKEIIFTSGATESINLAIQGQIAQQNSTAKIIVSPVEHKAVLDTCKALAKKGLAEIIWLKVNQQAQIDLEHLEKVCADGASLLCVMAANNEVGTIYPIEKIGAIASSHNIPFLCDASQAVGKIPLNFHDWGITYLAISGHKLYAPKGVGVLVVRNGVHLQPMIYGGGHQHQMRSGTLNVPGIVGLGEACKLRQLEMEVDETAIALLRDHLQNSLQAQVPDLAVNGDLNNRLSGNLHISILSIPNSAMIARVRHQLAISTGAACSSGVVASSHVLQAMNLAENLIEGALRIGIGKFTTKEDIEIASSIIIGAINKIHQLLEYI from the coding sequence ATGACTACACAAGAAAAGATTATTTACCTCGATTACCACTCAACTACTCCTGTTGACCCAAGAGTAGCCCAAAAAGTCATGTACTATATGACTACTGCTTTTGGTAATGCTAATAGTGTAGATCATGGATATGGAGATGAAGCAGGCAAAGCAGTTAAACAAGCCCGTCAACAAATAGCAGAATTAATCAACGCCTCACCCAAAGAAATTATCTTTACATCTGGTGCAACAGAAAGTATTAACTTAGCAATTCAAGGACAAATTGCACAACAAAATAGCACTGCCAAAATAATTGTTTCCCCAGTAGAACACAAAGCCGTTTTAGATACCTGCAAAGCATTAGCTAAAAAAGGACTGGCGGAAATTATTTGGTTAAAAGTCAATCAACAAGCGCAGATTGATTTAGAACATCTAGAAAAAGTCTGTGCTGATGGTGCTTCCTTACTTTGTGTGATGGCGGCTAACAATGAAGTAGGGACAATTTACCCCATAGAAAAAATTGGTGCGATCGCATCCTCCCACAATATCCCTTTTTTATGTGATGCTTCCCAAGCAGTCGGGAAAATTCCTCTCAACTTCCATGATTGGGGTATTACTTATCTCGCAATTTCTGGACATAAACTTTATGCACCTAAAGGCGTTGGTGTATTAGTAGTGAGAAACGGCGTTCATCTGCAACCAATGATTTACGGTGGTGGACATCAACACCAAATGCGATCGGGTACGCTGAATGTACCCGGAATAGTTGGGTTAGGGGAAGCTTGTAAATTGAGACAGTTGGAGATGGAAGTAGATGAAACTGCGATCGCACTTTTGCGAGATCATCTGCAAAACTCCCTCCAAGCGCAAGTTCCTGATTTAGCGGTGAATGGAGACTTAAACAACCGCTTATCAGGTAACTTACATATTTCTATACTCAGTATTCCTAATAGTGCCATGATTGCGAGAGTGCGCCATCAGTTAGCCATATCTACAGGTGCGGCTTGTTCATCAGGTGTTGTTGCTTCTTCTCATGTTTTACAAGCAATGAACCTTGCAGAAAATCTCATTGAGGGCGCATTGAGAATTGGTATTGGTAAGTTTACAACCAAAGAAGACATCGAAATAGCATCTTCTATAATCATTGGTGCAATCAATAAGATTCATCAGCTTCTTGAATATATCTAA